In Cyanobacteria bacterium GSL.Bin1, a genomic segment contains:
- a CDS encoding inositol monophosphatase encodes MEQVLKEALAFSQTLTKEIGDTLVTQFGKVQAQQKADGSLVTSSDQWADEQIRNAIAQQFPDHGVLTEETVHIFPDREWCWVIDPIDGTTNFTRGIPVWGISMGLLYQGMPVFGYVHFPVLQQSFHGFWLTGSGLTGKNGAYRNGEPIQTSPDDLSQSHLFSLCVRSMPSLQKSLPCKTRIVGVCTYSFLLVASGAALGAVEAIPKVWDLAAVWAIVQGAGGKFVPLTPTSAFPLQADVNYGTTPLPTLVVGRDELASVFQPAVEPIGQEVMAAKK; translated from the coding sequence ATGGAACAAGTTTTAAAAGAAGCTTTAGCGTTTAGCCAAACGCTGACAAAAGAGATCGGCGATACTCTCGTTACTCAGTTTGGGAAAGTACAAGCACAACAAAAAGCCGACGGTTCACTTGTCACTAGTTCGGATCAGTGGGCAGATGAACAGATTCGCAACGCGATCGCGCAACAGTTCCCAGATCATGGCGTCCTCACCGAAGAAACCGTGCATATCTTTCCAGATCGGGAATGGTGTTGGGTAATCGATCCCATTGATGGGACAACTAACTTTACCCGCGGCATTCCCGTTTGGGGGATTTCAATGGGACTCCTCTATCAAGGAATGCCGGTATTTGGTTACGTTCATTTTCCGGTTTTACAACAATCCTTTCATGGCTTTTGGCTGACGGGATCGGGTTTAACAGGAAAAAATGGGGCTTATCGTAACGGAGAACCGATCCAAACCAGCCCTGATGATCTCAGTCAAAGTCATCTCTTCAGTTTATGTGTGCGCAGTATGCCTTCTCTCCAAAAATCCTTACCCTGTAAAACGCGCATTGTTGGGGTCTGTACCTATAGTTTCTTATTGGTGGCAAGCGGGGCTGCTTTAGGTGCAGTAGAGGCAATTCCCAAAGTCTGGGATTTGGCGGCAGTGTGGGCAATTGTCCAAGGGGCTGGGGGCAAATTTGTTCCCTTAACCCCGACTTCTGCGTTTCCACTGCAAGCGGATGTTAATTATGGCACAACCCCTTTACCCACCTTAGTGGTGGGTCGTGATGAATTAGCTTCCGTGTTTCAACCGGCGGTGGAACCCATTGGACAGGAAGTAATGGCTGCTAAAAAATAA
- a CDS encoding MFS transporter, translating into MATSDLNLSSTPEQPSAQPQVKLITMFRLGLFQMGLGVMSILTLGVLNRVMISELGIPATVAAGTLALHQFVAPARVWFGQLSDAKPVFNLHRSGYVWVGTALFTFAAFLAVQVMWQLGNTVREAGGWIWSGETILFTVLLGLIFIFYGLALSSSSTPFAALLVDVSEEENRSKLVGTVWSMLMVGIVIGGVSGGILLQSLQQEGVIWSANIGSLLLSNEKVIQTPLATLRGGINRLFIIVPLVVLGLAFLATWGVEKKYSRYASRSTIADREDSVTLGRAIRVLTASRQTGLFFSFLIMMTISLFMQEAVLEPYGGEVFDLPISQTTQLNAFWGLGTLIGVSSTGFMVAPRLGKQNTTRLGCVLVAGSFVLIILSGFTQEATLLKSAVFLFGLAAGLTTTGAISLMLDLTAAETAGTFIGAWGLAQALARALATVAGGVVLDIGKALFTAPVLAYGLVFGLQALGMLGAIALLNRVNVSEFQTSTNKAIATVMEGDLDG; encoded by the coding sequence ATGGCAACGAGCGACCTTAATCTTTCTTCGACACCAGAACAACCTTCAGCGCAGCCTCAAGTGAAACTGATTACGATGTTTCGCCTGGGGCTTTTTCAAATGGGGTTAGGTGTTATGTCTATCTTGACCCTGGGTGTGCTCAATCGAGTGATGATTAGTGAACTAGGAATCCCGGCAACGGTTGCTGCAGGCACACTAGCATTACATCAATTTGTTGCCCCAGCGCGTGTATGGTTCGGACAGTTATCCGATGCCAAACCCGTCTTTAATCTCCATCGCAGCGGCTACGTTTGGGTTGGAACCGCTCTCTTTACGTTTGCTGCTTTTTTAGCTGTACAGGTGATGTGGCAATTGGGAAACACCGTGCGCGAAGCAGGAGGTTGGATTTGGAGTGGAGAAACCATTCTTTTTACAGTTTTATTGGGACTAATTTTTATCTTTTATGGTTTGGCATTAAGTTCAAGTTCAACGCCGTTTGCTGCCTTATTAGTCGATGTTTCGGAAGAAGAGAATCGATCAAAACTAGTAGGAACCGTTTGGTCGATGTTGATGGTCGGGATTGTGATTGGCGGTGTCAGTGGTGGTATTTTGCTGCAAAGTTTACAGCAAGAAGGGGTGATTTGGAGTGCCAATATTGGCAGTTTATTACTCAGTAACGAAAAAGTGATTCAAACGCCATTGGCAACCCTACGAGGCGGCATTAATCGCCTGTTTATTATTGTTCCTTTAGTTGTCCTCGGTTTAGCCTTTTTAGCCACTTGGGGGGTGGAGAAGAAATATTCCCGCTATGCCAGTCGTTCTACTATTGCAGACCGAGAAGATAGTGTCACTTTAGGACGGGCAATTCGCGTTTTAACCGCCAGCCGACAAACGGGTTTATTTTTTAGCTTCTTGATTATGATGACGATTAGTTTATTTATGCAAGAAGCAGTGTTAGAACCCTATGGCGGAGAAGTCTTTGATTTACCGATTTCGCAGACAACACAATTAAATGCGTTTTGGGGATTAGGCACCTTAATCGGTGTTAGTAGTACCGGTTTTATGGTTGCACCGCGTCTCGGGAAACAAAACACCACGCGCCTAGGCTGTGTTTTAGTGGCGGGTAGTTTTGTGCTGATTATTTTATCGGGCTTTACCCAGGAAGCAACGTTGCTCAAATCGGCAGTCTTTCTCTTTGGTTTAGCCGCAGGCTTGACAACCACCGGTGCAATCAGTTTAATGTTGGACTTAACGGCTGCAGAAACTGCCGGTACGTTTATCGGGGCTTGGGGGTTAGCCCAGGCATTAGCGCGAGCGTTAGCAACGGTCGCCGGCGGTGTGGTTTTAGATATTGGCAAGGCATTATTTACAGCACCGGTGCTGGCTTATGGGTTAGTATTTGGATTGCAGGCTTTAGGAATGTTAGGCGCGATCGCGCTTTTAAATCGCGTCAATGTCTCAGAGTTTCAAACGTCAACCAATAAAGCGATTGCAACAGTCATGGAAGGGGATTTAGACGGGTAA
- a CDS encoding STAS domain-containing protein yields MSLNRIERYRLTRFPPPPVPRWGSPTDLLLKLGNQVQLIPHPVIGGFMGGTGLILLQGSLQVMTDVDFRLSQLSVYLQPEVLPNWVTGVICALILLVISNRYQHFLVIPGTLLALIGVFYLGFLLTHTSFTEAQAQNWLLSFGIEEGQLWQPLIPSQLDGIHWSVILQNWDAIASVIFICLLELVLTKNGIELFVRRDIDLNRTLEAVGLGNLIAGMGSGMSGNQALPSTILVSKMGASRRLTGIICALVSIAVLFLGPSLLSFFPRPVIGALSFYLGLTLVIQWVYRTWFQLDVSEYLIIIASLIVIFTVGFLEGIAVGFAGQLVLFLYNYAQREIIKDDWDGIETRTEMLPFSASYILQEKSHRIQLWQLQGYIFFATANRLVEKFRQLLNQEEQQKPAYLIIDGSRLEGLDASAVVSCAKILRLAYQQKITIVYTNLTPLVEHKLDRGHALETNNPYCQHFPDFDQGLQWCQSQLLDKVSLEQSASLT; encoded by the coding sequence GTGAGTCTCAACCGCATCGAGCGGTATCGACTCACCCGCTTTCCTCCCCCACCTGTTCCGAGGTGGGGGAGTCCCACGGATCTTTTGTTGAAATTGGGCAATCAAGTTCAGCTGATTCCTCATCCCGTCATTGGCGGGTTTATGGGCGGCACGGGCTTAATTTTGCTCCAGGGATCCCTACAAGTGATGACCGATGTTGACTTTCGATTGTCGCAGTTATCGGTTTATCTACAACCAGAGGTGCTCCCGAATTGGGTCACTGGGGTCATTTGTGCTCTGATTCTCCTCGTTATTTCTAATCGTTATCAGCACTTTCTTGTTATTCCCGGTACGCTTCTAGCATTGATCGGGGTCTTTTACCTGGGATTTTTGCTGACCCATACCTCGTTTACCGAAGCACAAGCCCAAAATTGGTTGCTGAGTTTTGGGATTGAGGAGGGGCAGCTATGGCAACCGCTAATCCCTTCCCAGTTGGATGGGATTCACTGGTCAGTGATTCTGCAAAATTGGGACGCGATCGCGTCAGTGATTTTTATCTGCCTTCTGGAACTGGTTCTGACCAAAAATGGGATTGAATTGTTTGTCAGGCGCGATATCGATCTCAATCGTACTTTAGAAGCAGTAGGACTCGGCAATCTCATTGCCGGCATGGGCAGTGGTATGTCGGGAAACCAAGCGCTTCCCAGTACGATCCTAGTTTCTAAAATGGGTGCCAGCCGTCGCCTCACAGGTATTATTTGTGCTTTAGTTAGTATTGCTGTTCTTTTCCTGGGTCCATCTTTATTATCTTTCTTTCCGCGCCCGGTCATCGGTGCCTTATCTTTTTATTTAGGTCTTACCCTAGTGATTCAATGGGTTTACCGGACTTGGTTTCAACTTGATGTCTCTGAGTATTTGATCATCATTGCCTCGTTAATTGTTATTTTCACGGTCGGATTTCTAGAAGGGATTGCTGTGGGATTCGCAGGGCAACTAGTTCTCTTTTTGTACAATTACGCTCAACGGGAAATTATTAAAGATGATTGGGATGGAATTGAAACCAGAACTGAGATGCTTCCATTTTCTGCCAGTTATATTCTTCAAGAAAAAAGCCACCGAATTCAACTCTGGCAACTACAAGGATATATCTTCTTTGCCACAGCCAATCGCTTGGTTGAGAAATTTCGCCAACTGTTGAATCAGGAAGAACAGCAAAAACCAGCCTATTTGATTATCGATGGTAGCCGACTCGAAGGACTTGATGCTTCCGCGGTTGTTAGCTGTGCCAAAATTTTACGACTTGCTTATCAACAGAAAATTACAATCGTCTACACCAATTTAACCCCGTTAGTAGAACATAAACTGGATCGCGGTCACGCCCTAGAAACAAATAATCCTTATTGCCAACACTTTCCGGATTTCGACCAAGGGTTACAATGGTGCCAGAGCCAACTTCTAGATAAGGTATCGTTAGAGCAATCTGCCTCACTGACTTAA